The proteins below are encoded in one region of Drosophila santomea strain STO CAGO 1482 chromosome 2R, Prin_Dsan_1.1, whole genome shotgun sequence:
- the LOC120446436 gene encoding uncharacterized protein LOC120446436 — protein MSDINLTAYNVFRCELAKIFKTFNSYTQTDFTEEFGTSTDFDYKADLETNLSQLYDLDLD, from the coding sequence ATGTCCGATATCAACTTGACAGCCTATAACGTCTTTCGCTGCGAACTGGCCAAAATATTCAAGACATTCAACTCGTATACTCAAACCGATTTTACTGAGGAATTTGGCACCAGCACAGACTTCGATTACAAAGCTGATTTGGAAACAAATCTTTCCCAACTTTACGATCTTGATTTGGATTAG
- the LOC120446435 gene encoding LOW QUALITY PROTEIN: uncharacterized protein LOC120446435 (The sequence of the model RefSeq protein was modified relative to this genomic sequence to represent the inferred CDS: inserted 2 bases in 1 codon; substituted 2 bases at 2 genomic stop codons), producing MESKVKERSLERSHSEINTEFSRTRHLRSPRSRFPDNEXVHNQAMTLXCLESGSSSEADESESQTSGYSTEIXELLVQTSLHASIQNPHESPPADFLWQIYVTILMPILEQLGSTFAPFMGLIGGANGQNKSKSTSRMENKKLQPPF from the exons ATGGAATCCAAAGTTAAGGAAAGGAGTCTGGAACGATCGCACTCCGAGATCAATACGGAATTCAGCAGAACAAGACATCTTCGATCGCCAAGATCGCGATTCCCGGACAACGAATAAGTACACAATCAGGCGATGACATTATGATGTTTAGAATCGGGATCTTCATCTGAAGCGGATGAATCCGAATCCCAAACATCAGGTTACTCCACGGAGAT AGAGCTCCTTGTACAAACTAGTTTGCATGCCAGCATCCAGAATCCTCACGAGTCTCCCCCAGCGGATTTCCTCTGGCAGATCTACGTGACCATCTTGATGCCAATACTTGAGCAACTGGGGAGCACATTCGCACCGTTCATGGGTTTGATCGGAGGCGCAAACGGACAG AACAAATCTAAGTCTACGTCCagaatggaaaataaaaaacttcaACCCCCATTTTAA